The sequence GAATTTTTACAGGTAAGGAAAATTTGTCTGATAATGAAATTTTCAACTGCATATTTGAACCCGGATTTTCCACTGCTGAAAAAATCACTGACATATCAGGTCGAGGAGTAGGACTAGATGTAGTGAAAAAAAATATTGAATCCTTAAGAGGGAAGATAATTATTTCTTCAGAAAAAGGGAAAGGATGCAAATTCACTATACGCCTTCCTCTAACAATGGCTATCACAGACGGAATGATCATTAAATGTGGGAATCACAGATTCATAATACCAACAATAAATATTTCAATGAGCTTCAAGCTGGAAGAAAATATGATCTCAACAATAGCCGGCAAAGGGGAAATAATAAACCTTCGAAATCAAATATATCCCTTTTTTAGGCTGTCGGAAATCTTCAAAATTCCGCCAGATATAAAAAGCGTAGATGAAGGAATTGCCATAATCATCAATGACACACAAAATCCATACATTCTTTTGGTCGATGGAATTCTTGGACAACAACAGGTTGTAGCAAAATCTTTAGGTAATCATTTTATTAATCTGCCTTCAGTTTCTGGTGGTGCAATTCTTGCTGACGGAAGAGTGGGACTAATTCTCGATACATCAGGGCTTTTTCAAATGGCAAAAGAAACAAAGCGAAAAAGGACGGTAAATTTATAAATATTGAAAGGAGTTTAAAATGGAAAAGAATCATAGCGAACATAGCGAAAAATTAGGAGGAAAATTTTTAACCTTCTTTCTCGGGAAAGAAGAATATGGGCTTCCAATATTAACGGTGCAGGAAATAATTGCTTTACTGCCAATTACTCCCGTTCCGAGGACACCAAATTACTTCAAGGGATTAACTAATCTTAGAGGAAAAATCATTCCTGTTATGGACTTGCGCTTAAAATTTGGAATGGAAGAATTGGAACCAACTGATGAAACCTGTATCATTGTCGTACGAACTTCAAAACAATTGATGGGACTAATAGTTGATAGAGTATCTGAAGTTAAAAATATCTCTGATGAATCAATAGATGAACCGCCTGAATTTGGCGACAATAGCATAACTGATTATCTTTCAGCGATTGGAAAATCAAATGAATCAGTTGTCCTGATAGTAGATATAGAAAAAGTAGTCAATACCAATGAATTATCAGAAATTAATTTCAATGAAGTTGAAAACAGCAGTGCAAATTCAGAAGAAAATATCTCTTAGATTAACAATCTTAATTTAGAAACTATGGAAAAACCTAAGATAAAGAAATTCGAATTTGGAAAAATTGCTCAAACAATAAAGCAAATAAGCGGCATCAATCTCTCTGCAGAAAAAGAATCAATGATAAGATCCCGCCTACTGAAGCGTATAAGAGCACTAAATTTCAAATCATTAAATGAATATCTCAATTATTATAATAATGATAAAAGCGGAAGAGAAATTTACGAAATCATAGACCTTCTAACAACCAACAAGACAAACTTTTTTCGTGAAAAACATCATTTTGAATTTATAAAAGAAGTGGTCATTCCTGAAATAAAACACAGACAGTACTTCATATGGAGCGCTGGTTGTTCTTCAGGAGAAGAGCCCTATTCTATTGCAATGCTGCTCCATAGCATTTTGCCCGAATCTTACCTTTCAAATGTAAAAATTCTTGCAACTGATATTTCAACAAGAATGATTCATAAAGCGCAAGAGGGCATCTACGACAAAGAATCTATAAAAGAACTCCCCGAATATTATTTAGAACAATACTTTAAACCTATCAAAAGCAAACACGGAACGAAATATATACTAAAAAATATCATTAAAGAGTCAGTAGTTTTTGCAAAACTTAACTTGATGGACCCTTGGCCTATGAAAGGTCCGTTCGATTTGATCCTTTGCCGAAATGTAATGATCTATTTCGATAAAGAAACACGAGAAAGACTTATCAATCGTTTTCTCGAAATGTTAAAGGAGAACGGCTATCTCTTTGTGGGGCATTCAGAAAATTTAGCAGGAATCAAAACATCTTT is a genomic window of Candidatus Schekmanbacteria bacterium containing:
- a CDS encoding chemotaxis protein CheW codes for the protein MEKNHSEHSEKLGGKFLTFFLGKEEYGLPILTVQEIIALLPITPVPRTPNYFKGLTNLRGKIIPVMDLRLKFGMEELEPTDETCIIVVRTSKQLMGLIVDRVSEVKNISDESIDEPPEFGDNSITDYLSAIGKSNESVVLIVDIEKVVNTNELSEINFNEVENSSANSEENIS
- a CDS encoding chemotaxis protein CheR, with protein sequence MEKPKIKKFEFGKIAQTIKQISGINLSAEKESMIRSRLLKRIRALNFKSLNEYLNYYNNDKSGREIYEIIDLLTTNKTNFFREKHHFEFIKEVVIPEIKHRQYFIWSAGCSSGEEPYSIAMLLHSILPESYLSNVKILATDISTRMIHKAQEGIYDKESIKELPEYYLEQYFKPIKSKHGTKYILKNIIKESVVFAKLNLMDPWPMKGPFDLILCRNVMIYFDKETRERLINRFLEMLKENGYLFVGHSENLAGIKTSLEYIEPAIYQKPATERRKKAKL